In Notolabrus celidotus isolate fNotCel1 chromosome 8, fNotCel1.pri, whole genome shotgun sequence, a genomic segment contains:
- the c8h4orf47 gene encoding UPF0602 protein C4orf47 homolog isoform X1 encodes MVSGERKSDMERLGVFKEMSYISIGDKYTPLFNRPFNESAYSSRQMQAGVAKQRCALQGGFFEKSFNRIFEREALSDPLKAARQDRIQQTKKNLGKAFLPSNSIKKPCGSGSYYGTLSGPVEAMSPLRVPQKARPSPGRNILTSPPKKGSGYSYPNVTLSKIEPYASDPYDRDKEVLKREAAIHRSKLRDGPFRLNLHPKDYFQRNPYRSDKPLPPAHKPLPPAQKVHPVPFKPTSPSKKIGGLKAGTFDPYPTHSTDPYVIRRSKPPNHEPVFRPAPGPKSTPVKSIITVNVNRSVHSANYTSTIPAVMTL; translated from the exons ATGGTATCAGGTGAGAGGAAGTCTGACATGGAGCGTCTTGGTGTGTTTAAAGAGATGAGCTACATCTCTATAGGAGACAAGTACACTCCTCTCTTCAACC GTCCCTTCAACGAGTCAGCCTATAGTAGCCGCCAGATGCAAGCGGGTGTCGCTAAACAACGCTGTGCTCTGCAAGGCGGCTTCTTCGAAAAGTCCTTCAATCGCATATTTGAGCGCGAGGCCCTGAGTGACCCGTTGAAAGCGGCCCGACAGGACCGCATCCAGCAGACCAAAAAGAACCTGGGAAAGGCTTTCCTGCCTTCTAACAGCATCAAGAAGCC GTGTGGTTCAGGTAGTTACTATGGGACTTTGTCAGGACCAGTTGAAGCCATGAGTCCACTGAGAGTCCCTCAGAAAGCCCGTCCTTCACCTGGACGCAACATCCTCACCTCACCTCCCAAAAAAGGCAGTGGTTACAG TTATCCCAATGTGACACTGTCCAAAATCGAGCCGTATGCCTCAGACCCCTACGACAGAGACAAAGAAGTACTAAAG AGGGAGGCAGCAATCCATCGCTCCAAGCTGAGAGATGGTCCATTCAGGCTCAACCTCCACCCCAAAGATTATTTCCAACGCAACCCATACCGCAGTGACAAGCCCCTACCACCAGCCCATAAGCCCCTCCCACCTGCACAGAAAGTCCATCCAGTTCCCTTCAAGCCTACATCCCCCAGCAAAAAG ATTGGAGGACTGAAGGCGGGGACATTTGATCCTTACCCAACTCACTCTACTGATCCATATGTCATCCGACGCTCCAAACCACCCAATCACGAGCCAGTGTTCCGTCCTGCTCCTGGTCCTAAAAGCACACCTGTCAAGAGTATCATCACAGTCAATGTTAACAG GAGTGTTCATTCTGCAAACTACACTTCAACCATTCCAGCTGTGATGACCCTCTGA
- the c8h4orf47 gene encoding UPF0602 protein C4orf47 homolog isoform X2, with protein sequence MVSGERKSDMERLGVFKEMSYISIGDKYTPLFNRPFNESAYSSRQMQAGVAKQRCALQGGFFEKSFNRIFEREALSDPLKAARQDRIQQTKKNLGKAFLPSNSIKKPYPNVTLSKIEPYASDPYDRDKEVLKREAAIHRSKLRDGPFRLNLHPKDYFQRNPYRSDKPLPPAHKPLPPAQKVHPVPFKPTSPSKKIGGLKAGTFDPYPTHSTDPYVIRRSKPPNHEPVFRPAPGPKSTPVKSIITVNVNRSVHSANYTSTIPAVMTL encoded by the exons ATGGTATCAGGTGAGAGGAAGTCTGACATGGAGCGTCTTGGTGTGTTTAAAGAGATGAGCTACATCTCTATAGGAGACAAGTACACTCCTCTCTTCAACC GTCCCTTCAACGAGTCAGCCTATAGTAGCCGCCAGATGCAAGCGGGTGTCGCTAAACAACGCTGTGCTCTGCAAGGCGGCTTCTTCGAAAAGTCCTTCAATCGCATATTTGAGCGCGAGGCCCTGAGTGACCCGTTGAAAGCGGCCCGACAGGACCGCATCCAGCAGACCAAAAAGAACCTGGGAAAGGCTTTCCTGCCTTCTAACAGCATCAAGAAGCC TTATCCCAATGTGACACTGTCCAAAATCGAGCCGTATGCCTCAGACCCCTACGACAGAGACAAAGAAGTACTAAAG AGGGAGGCAGCAATCCATCGCTCCAAGCTGAGAGATGGTCCATTCAGGCTCAACCTCCACCCCAAAGATTATTTCCAACGCAACCCATACCGCAGTGACAAGCCCCTACCACCAGCCCATAAGCCCCTCCCACCTGCACAGAAAGTCCATCCAGTTCCCTTCAAGCCTACATCCCCCAGCAAAAAG ATTGGAGGACTGAAGGCGGGGACATTTGATCCTTACCCAACTCACTCTACTGATCCATATGTCATCCGACGCTCCAAACCACCCAATCACGAGCCAGTGTTCCGTCCTGCTCCTGGTCCTAAAAGCACACCTGTCAAGAGTATCATCACAGTCAATGTTAACAG GAGTGTTCATTCTGCAAACTACACTTCAACCATTCCAGCTGTGATGACCCTCTGA
- the LOC117817443 gene encoding NXPE family member 3-like — protein MRNQALPKTLAIIPMMLKENSAKKESTDPPMLYDFCTLKSLSPADALEERLLLDSIAWPETPLWPDPLSLEQTSAPANSTFTILPGRTGQGEWHEGDQLEVLIKMYNFLGHAKKSGGDVLLARLHNKALSTGVAGRVVDHLNGSYSAVFPLLWEGSAQVEVIFVHSSEAVTVLRRLTREEPDRILFESLFRSGSISQHTICNVCLHQTSQPLCNYTDLRTGEPWFCYKPLNLSCDARISHMKGKFNQKLKAKEEELFERNVNMKVFINASGADSVTVLPQRKEQPGINKGNGTSELSGYYYQGEWRTLGGTRVRQFNSSSAISQCLKGKEVHLYGDSTVRQWYEYIGASLPDAKEVNLNSPKQAGPLMMVDFENSILVTYRCHGPPLRFQSIPVSRLRYIANELDRLTGGTNTIVVIGIWSHFSTFPIELYIRRLQNIRKAVILLLNRAPGTLVVIRTANPKALTLYETLTNSDWYSLQRDKVLRAVFRGVNVKLVDAWEMVLANDLPHSLHPQPPIIKNMINVLLSYICPKWEAGCAVQGLAKRLTLAGIRQLIPHFGPG, from the exons ATGAGGAATCAGGCATTGCCAAAGACACTGGCAATCATCCCC ATGATGCTTAAAGAAAACTCTGCCAAGAAAGAGTCCACTGATCCTCCAATGCTTTATGACTTCTGCACTTTGAAGTCACTGTCCCCTGCAGATGCTCTGGAGGAACGCCTCTTATTGGACTCTATTGCTTGGCCTGAAACTCCACTTTGGCCAGATCCTCTGTCATTGGAGCAGACCAGTGCTCCTGCAAACAGCACCTTCACCATCCTCCCAGGGAGGACAGGACAAGGAGAGTGGCATGAAGGGGATCAGCTGGAggttttaataaaaatgtacaacttCCTTGGTCATGCCAAGAAGTCAGGTGGAGACGTCTTACTTGCCCGGCTGCACAACAAAGCACTCAGTACAGGTGTGGCTGGGCGGGTGGTGGATCATCTTAATGGCTCCTACTCTGCTGTTTTCCCTTTACTCTGGGAAGGAAGCGCACAGGTCGAG GTGATATTTGTTCACTCCAGCGAGGCTGTCACAGTTCTTCGCAGGCTGACCAGAGAAGAGCCTGACAGGATTCTTTTTGAGAGCCTCTTCCGCTCAGGGTCAATCTCTCAACATACCATCTGTAATGTTTGCTTACATCAAACCAGCCAGCCGTTGTGCAATTACACCGACCTCCGCACAGGTGAGCCTTGGTTCTGCTACAAGCCACTGAATCTGAGCTGTGATGCCAGGATCAGCCACATGAAAGGCAAATTCAACCAAAAGCTCAAGGCTAAAGAGGAGGAGCTCTTTGAAAG GAATGTCAACATGAAAGTCTTCATTAATGCCTCAGGAGCTGACAGTGTCACTGTGTTGCCACAAAGGAAAG AGCAACCCGGGATCAATAAAGGGAACGGGACGTCTGAACTCTCTGGATATTATTACCAGGGTGAGTGGCGAACACTTGGTGGCACCAGAGTTCGCCAATTCAACAGCtcctctgccatcagtcagTGTCTGAAGGGCAAGGAGGTCCACCTGTATGGAGACTCCACTGTCAGGCAGTGGTATGAGTACATCGGTGCTTCACTACCAG ATGCTAAGGAAGTAAACCTGAATAGTCCAAAGCAGGCAGGACCTTTAATGATGGTGGACTTCGAAAACAGCATCTTGGTAACTTATCGCTGCCACGGTCCTCCTCTTCGGTTTCAAAGCATTCCAGTCAGTCGTCTGCGTTACATTGCTAATGAACTGGATAGGTTAACTGGTGGCACCAACACTATCGTAGTGATTGGCATCTGGTCCCACTTCAGCACTTTCCCCATCGAGCTCTACATCCGGCGGCTGCAGAACATCCGCAAGGCGGTGATTCTTCTGTTGAACAGGGCTCCAGGCACGCTGGTGGTCATCAGGACTGCAAACCCCAAAGCTCTGACACTTTATGAGACGCTAACCAACAGTGACTGGTACTCGCTTCAGCGTGACAAGGTTCTCCGAGCTGTGTTCAGAGGAGTTAATGTTAAACTGGTGGATGCATGGGAGATGGTTCTGGCCAATGACCTGCCGCACAGCCTTCACCCACAACCTCCCATCATCAAGAATATGATCAACGTTCTCTTGTCCTACATATGTCCTAAATGGGAAGCTGGCTGTGCGGTTCAAGGATTGGCTAAGAGGTTGACTTTGGCAGGGATAAGGCAGCTCATTCCTCACTTTGGGCCCGGATAA